DNA from Nymphaea colorata isolate Beijing-Zhang1983 unplaced genomic scaffold, ASM883128v2 scaffold0140, whole genome shotgun sequence:
GCGGGAATACCCGAAGAAGCAAAAGCACTGCCTGCTGATGGGGGACCTCAAGAGCGACATCTACATGGCCTACGGGGCGGGTTACGACCAAATCATTTCGGTCTTCTACGGCAAGCAGGGCGAATTCGACCAGAGAGCCCTCGCATAGGCAAAGTTCGATGTTATCGTTGAGGGTGATGGGTCGCATAAATTGGTTGTGGAGCTGCTGAAGATCCTGAGCAACAAGAGAGATGTCGACTGGAAGTACCTTTATAGGGTGGAGCCGATACTGACCACTCTCATCCTTTGATCTATTCATGCTTACATCATCCCACATAATGTTTATTAGTCATAAATACAACTCTGGAGCCTGATATTAGCTATATTAGTATAAATGCCAAGCTCTTTCACGCAGGTATATTTTTGTTGCGGGATAAGTTAATACGGACATCTAGACTTATTGGATTATTAAGTCCAAATAAGTATAATACTTGAGAAATGGTGGATCCAACAGCTGTGCTGCTCTGCTTCATTCCCTTCGTGGCCATCGGAGATTAGATCTCAGACTCAGTCTACCTCATGTCGAACTGGAACAAATTCGCAAACGACGCCCTCAAGTGGTCCTGCTTCGTCTTCTTCTGGGGCCCGCTCACTCTCCATTTCCTGGTAGCTGCCATCTACTTCTACGCCATGGAGAAAGGCCCATACTACAGCAAGGCAGGCTTCAAGCCCTTCTTTTTGGTGCTTTACATCGGTTTCCTCTCCTGGACGAAGCTGATGTTCTTTTAGTAGATGAGAAGAAGttcaaaagaaataacaatAGTCCTGACGGCGTCAACAGTTCAAAATGAAgctcattttcctttctctggAAAGTCTAGGCGAGGACCTCCCGCAATTGATAATCCAAGGAACCAATAACACCCAAACGAACGTGTGGGATTATATCGAAATCGTGACCTTTGTCTTCTCTGTCTTAGCACTGGCATTAAGCCTCTTCGAGATTATGATCAGCTGCTATAAACGGTAAGTCAAGGCTGCACATATCAATCCATTCAATGACGAGCTACCCGATGGCTCATATGAAGAGTGATAGTAATTGAATTATACTTATCTCGAGCGCAGATTTAAAGCTCATCAATTATACTCAATATCCCTTCCATTTATCCTCATTGTTCACAACCGATGCGTGGTTTATGATGCTTGGGTTATCATATTGGCAATGCTTGAGAATaatttgttaaatttaaaaatagaatTTAAGAAGCCCTTCTTGATGAAATTTACGAATACGCTGATCAACACGGTGTGCCACATCATCATCGACGGCCAAGCCCAGGAGAAGTTCTACCTAATCACCCACCTAATCATGCTCCTGCAGACCATCGCCTGCATCGCCGACCCGCAGTCCGTCCTCTTCCAACTGGTCCGCTGGGCTGACCCAAGCACCTACCTCGATCCCGCATTCTCCATCGTCCTCTGCCTCGTCATCGTGGCCGTCTTCACCCTCCTAATCGTCGCCAAATTGCTCATCACCGAGTCCGATGAGATGCTGGTCAAGCCGAACACTCTCAAGATATACATGGGAAACATACTGCTGCATATGCAGATGCTCAGCAAAACCTCAGTACTGGCGCCACTCATCCGCGCTACCATCCTCGAAATTCAAACGCCTACGAATACCGGCATTATGGCTGCGGGGATTGTAGGCCTGAGCATATACCTTGTCTTCTTGCTGCCTCTTTCGCTTTACAACACATCCAATACTTTCGTGCTGACTCCTCAGCTCAATAAAAAACTCACATACATTAACATATACTTGCTGCTCAACCTTTTTCGCGTTCCTTTCGCCATCTTCGCACCATCAGTCAGGCGTTTCTGGTGGCAACAGCtactctcttcttcatcgtttACCTATCCATCTCGATTAAACAGCCTGTCTTCGCCTACAGCCATGAACGCCCCTGAAGGGCATGATCAGTGCAGTGGCCTTCGCCTGTCTCATTCGCATCTGTCAGATGATTCAGGGCGGAGCCCAGCAGTCCATCCTGCTGCAGCTGGTCGGAATGGCATCGTTTATCTGCCTGATTGACTGGGTTGCGCAGTTTAGGATAAGAAAAATACTTGAATTGCCAAGGCCTACTGTGCATCAGCTGAAAATCCTCATGTTTTGCTGAGCAATATAAAGGAATACTTTGATAAGTTAGAATACTTTCTGATGCGTCATCACCGTCGCTGTCTAAACCCCTAGTGCAGTTGCTCCTCAGTGATTGCCCACATCTCCTCTAAGAGCGAAGCAGAAGAGGAGTATTCCGATGGCATATGGTACCGTTTCCTGATCGACTACATCTAGCAATACTATGATTTGAAGGAAATGGAGGGACTGGCCTAGAGTGAAATGCGGTCgagaatagaaaaatatcaatatgTAGTGATTGATCTGGCAGAAATGTATCTGTTCAAACTTGGCCATGTCAACGAGGCATACTATATCGTCAACAACTACCGCCATTTGCTCTAAGCTCGCGGCATCagcttcctttctttcaggcAGAAACGAAGATCATCAACTATTACCTCCAAGAAACATCTCCATCAAGTACCACACAGAGGGCGTCATCAATCTCAACGCCGACAGCTTCATGAACTTCCAAGTGGCCTTCGAAAAGTACAGACGCACTCTCCTCCGTTCCGCCCGCTCGACGGCAGCCCTGTGGGAGGAGATGGGGAAGAGAGACCCCGACGGCGACAAGCTGACCCGCCTCATCCACACTCTCTAGCGCTGGCATTCCAAGATACGCAAGATGTACGTGGACATCGCTGGAGGCTTCGACAAGTCAGTGGAGATCCTGGAAGTGCTCACCAACGACTACTTTGAAAACGTCCTAAACATCCCCGCCAAGTCACCCTTCCACGTCATCGAACGACCCAAGTTCGAGAGCTTGCTAGTGAAAGGAGAGGAAAGGTGGAGAAGATTAGCGAGAATATGCAAGCGTTTAGCTTCAACAGCGAAACTCCATGTGCTTTGTGGCAGTTGACGAGGAACGCTTTGGACAGATCGTCGGCAGCAATTCGCACTTCAACCGCGCCATGAGTCTTGAGTTTGGCCGAGTGGCGAGGATCGACGAGTTCATGGTGCCCGAGATGCGCAAGTCGCACTAGGCGCGCATGAAGGAGTTCATCCGCGGCGACGTCTTCAACCTCGAGCACAAGAACGGCTTCACCCTCAACCTGCGCGGAAAGATAGTCTACACCAAGATCCTCGTGCAGATCATGCCCTCCATCGAGGAAGGCCTCCGCTACGTCTTCTTCCTCAAGAAACTCATGCCCcgcaagaaggtcctgggactCCGCAACGGCCAAGCCATCGGCTACACCTCCCAAAGCTTCGACGACTCCTTCGAAGGACGCGGCCGCCGCGATATGATCCTGCGAATCTTGCAGGAGGAGCGCCTGGCCACTCTGCGCGAGACCCACTAGATCAAGATTGAGTTTGAGGAgcgggaggtgtttctgaggtgGATGCACGAGTTCGCCGACGGGGAAGCCAGCTGGATGTTCATCGAGTTCTACGAGCAGGAGGACGTTCTTCTGTAGACCAAGTACAACCTCCTCGGATAGCGCACCTCAGCGCTCAAGAAGACCAGTGGCGATGGTCGCACCCGCAAGGATTCGGTCATCAGTCGGTAATCCAACTCGATGGAACGGTCCAACATGGAGAAGAGCGACCTGCAGGAGAAACTGGCAGcttaaaaggtgaaaaaaacTGAGGAATCGATTCGCAACGTTTACGAGATCATAATTGATGATCGGAAGAAGAACATGTCCACCGTATCCTGATCTTCACAGTGGGGATGGTGCTGCTTCTGTTTGGAGCCCTGATTGCTGCAGTTTTGGTGAAGCTGAACAACCAAAACCTTTCCACTTCGACCATCAACGTCAACTCTTCCTTCCACACATTTATGGTAAACCTGTCCTTTGAGGTCATCTACATGAAGCTGCTCAACCTATACCAGAACCTCGGCATCACTCCTCTGGCAAACGTCATGTACCTAACTGCAGCCAACTACGTCAACATCACCAGCTCGATGGACAACCTGGTCGTCAACTTTGAAATCGGCGCCATCACGCAGACCTGGAACACCCTCACCTGCAATACCACCAGTGGAAACTTCATACTCGGCACAGAGAACAACTTTCTCACTGTTTCGGATTTCATACAAAATCCAGTCACCAACCTGATGGCTAACAATATCAGCGCCTTCAAGTTTCCTCCCTACCTTAGCGGACAGACCTTGCCTCTGTCCTCAGTCTCCTGCTCTACTTTTAGCTCATCTTAAACTCCATCTACATCACCATTCCAGGGTTCTTGTCCCTGAAAACTTCAATCATGGACAACATCATGCTTCGCAACGTAGGCGTTAGTCTTCCGATGATCTTCATCTTCCTAGCCATCTTCCTCATCAGTGTTCTCTACGTTGTCGGAAAGGCTCTCCTCAATATCCGCGTCACCCGCCTCAAGAATTAAACCTACAGGCTCTTTGAGTCACTCGGGCGGGAGCTCATcgaggaaaaggagaaaaattgcAAATAGTTCATCACCAAATACACCCTCATCAATGGTGGAGACGCCGACGACGGACAACTTTTCTCAGATCACTCTGGATCCTTCAGGACTGATGCCGACCTCAACATCTCAAGCGTGTCCCGCCAAAACTTCGATAAGACAGTTGAAGATGAAACACAAAGGGAACTTTAAGTTGCCTCCCAGCTAGGACCGTAGACTAAGACGAGCAATTTCATACAGGGTAGCCAAAAAGGGAATGCAACAGCTTCCCGCAGCAAATCAAAGCCAGTCTTTAGAAAATCTTCTATGTTTTGGATAGCCTGCAAATATGGTCTTCTGGCATTACCCttcctcttgttttcattcGTATTCGGAGGACTATAGATTGCCTAGGCGCATCAGCTCTCGAACGCGCTAAGGTGCAATCCCAGTTGCAGGTCCTGCAGCAAAACTTGCATTTGGTGTTTCTCTACGCGATGCAGCATGGCACTGAGGGCAACAAATACCCCCAGCTGCTCAACCTGCCCACCTATCTTCACAACCTCAAGAGCCAGATATACGAAATCCAACGAAACTTCGTCAGCAATTCATATGATATCAGTGGATTGCCACAGCTCAGCTCCTTCCTCTCGCAAGTAGCCTATAACAATATCTGCACGCTGCCAACATTCAGGTTCTCTCCCAATCTCGCGAAGGGTTGCAGCACTGTGAACAGTAATGTCCTAACCAAGGGACTATACTCATCACTCATCAGCATCCTGGAAGATTAAGCACGACTTTGCTGGCTAATCCTGACACCTCGAACTATACCAACGCTCAGCGCATGGCCTATCTTAGCTCGTCACTGTTCACCTAGCGTGGAGTTATTGCCATCTACTTCGATGAGATTTTCTTTCAGTTCCTCGATTACTTCAAATCGGACTTCACTACTCTCATCCAAAGATCTACCAACGTGCTTATCTTGCTAACGTGGGATCATCCTAGGAGTGGGCCTGATCGGCTTTTTCCTGGAACGCCACTTCATTAAAACAGTAAAGAaggaaattttagaaataaaatcgCTCTTCCTCCTCATCTCTTTCTAAAGCATTATGAAGGACGAGGCCTCAAGGCCAGCTTCCATGAGAGGATTTAGGCATACAAGAAGCTGAAATGATTTGCTATAGTATTTTCATAAGTATAAATGATGATCATGAGGCTCTGTCACAAGACATGCACGGTCACAACAGATACCTTCGCCTTTCCCTTGCTTGATGGCCGGCTTTTCTGCTTGGTGTCCTCTGAATCGGAACGCTGCCGTTTGGATTCTGGCTTTTCGGTTTTCTTGGAAGGACTGAGCTCCTTCTCTATCTTCGAGAGCGCCCTTTCAGCTTCCTTCTTCACTCTTTCCGCCTCCTCCAGCTTTTTCTTTGTCTCGGACTGACCTTCTTTCCCTCCATTTCGATCTTCTTCCTCTCGCGGTCCTACAggtctttttgtttttgagttCTCGTTCTTCGTTGCGCTTgattctttcttcctctttgattCTTTTGACTTCTTCTCTGGCTTTGGCTTCTTCTTCACGCTTGATTTTGTTCTCCTCTCTGCGCCTGAGCTCTTCCTGGCGTTTCTTCTCGCgtgcttctttctcttcctgcctggctttctccttttcttgcttgatccgctctttctccttctattttcctgtttttccttctctcttcctgcctctccttttctttctcctctgctgtcttcttcttcttggcatTTTTGTTCTATGTCGCTGCACTGGTTTCGCTCTAGTTGGAATCATCCTTCTTGGAGGGGTCTGAGCCTGATGAGCTTCCTGATGAGCTATCTTTTGAGACTTCTTTGACGCTTCCTGAATTATCCTTACCGGTCTCCTTACTCAATTTGGCTAGCCTGTTCTGGCAGCGTTGGATTTCCCTGAGGAAGCCGATGAGTCTTTCGTTGTTTGGCGCCTTTTCAAAGAAATGCTCAGAGTAGGCCTTCACTTCTTCTTCGGTCTTGGAGCCTATGTGCTCTGCTATTAATGCATAGCTGGTCTTGCGGTAGAGCTAATGCGCTTTGACAAAGCTTTCGAACTAATGCTCCGACCAGTTGTGGAATCGTCCCTTGGATTGCGCTTCCTGCAGCTTATCGTACAGTAGCTGGAGAAGCTTCTTGTTCTATGTTCCGTTGCGCCTGGTCTCCATGTGGATCTCAAATTCGATTTCCTTGATGAGCTGAGGCTGGAGGTAGAACTTGAAGGCGGGCAGAATCAAGTTTCTCTAGAACTTGGCGCGCTCACGCTTCTCGTGGTCGTAGTTTCTGCGCTTGATAATCGCGTCCTCCTGATTGGTATCATCTTCGTCAGCATCCTTGTCTTCTTCGAATGGGTTAATTTCTGTCCATCACTGATCTGTTGTTTCAGTTTTTCCCTAATCTCCGCTCTTTTTGCTTGTTCTTTTCCTCTCCAATCTTGAGAATCTCTTCAATGGTCTGATCTCTGTGCTAGGCATTCAGCTTGAAGATGTCTCCCTTTCCAAGCTTGCTGAGGTTGTTAAAGTTGAGGTTCGAAAAGGGGTCCTCCTTAGTCCTGCCGAACAGCGCTCCCTTCTGAATCACCAGCTAGTCCCAAATCAGCTTGTACTTTTGGAACTCCAGCATACGCTCCTCGATGGAGTATTCGGTGATGAGGCGGTACACCAGCACGTCCCTCGTTTGGCCGATGCGGTAGGCACGGTCGGTGGCCTGCAAGTCGTTTTGGGGATTCCAGTCGATATCGTATATGATCACCCTGTCCGCAGCCACCAAGTTGAGGCCAAGCCCACCCGCTTTCGTAGAGAGGAGGAAAATGGAGTAGTCTGGGTCATCATAGAAGGTGCGTACGCTTTTGTCTCTTTCTTCAAGGGTATTGTTGCCATCAATTCTGCAATACTTATACTGCTTGGCAGAGCAATACTAGGCGAGCACGTCAAGCATGATCACGAACTGCGAGAAGATGAGGATCTTGTGCTTTTCCGAAATGAGCTTTTTGAGCAGCTTGTCGAGCACTCCCAACTTGCCAGAGTCTTCCACTAGGTCAGTCCCCTCATCTTGGATCCCGGGGAACAGGTAGGGATGCTGGCAGATCTTCCTCGGCTGCATCACATTGAAGTTGGATGCAATGTTGTCATCCCCGTAGACGTTCCCACAGCGGAGGTAGTTGCGGTACATTCTCAACTGCAATTTGCTGAGCGGGACGAAAAGggtcatttcctttttctcaggCAGGCCAAGATCGAGTTCCTTTTTGGTGCGTCTCTTGAAGAAGGGATTGATGATTTCGTGGAAGAACTTGGCGATCTTGCACTGGAATTTGAGCCTCTCCTCTTCCGATCCTTAGAACATCTTAATGCTCTCCTCGATCTGCTAGAACATGTCCTCCTCACTGAAAATGTCAGGCATTATGAAATGAAGAAGACTCCAAAGCTCCTTGAGGTTGTTGTTGAGAGGGGTTCCCGTGAGGAGCAGTCTGAATGAGGCATTGAGCTAATTGAGGCATAGGAAGTTTTGCGACTAGTGATTCTTGATCTTGTGGGCCTAGTCGATGATGAAGGTCTCCCACTTGATGCGGGAGAGGTAGGGGTAGCAGATCTTGGCTCCCTCGtagttggtgatgatgatgTCGAACTTTCTGGGCTTCAGGATTTATTTTACGAACTTTTCCCGCGTTAAATGGTTGAGCACCATCAGCTGCACGCTTAGCGCAGGGCAGCCATTTGGCCAGCTCTCTCGCCCAGTTGCCAGCCACTGACTTGGGACACACAATCAAGTGCTTGCCTCTTACGCCGTGCTCCTCCTTCTGGTAGGCCAAGTAAGAAATGGCCTGGATTGTTTTTCCCAGGCCCATGTCGTCGGCTAGGATGCCATTTGAGTTCTGAGTCGATAGGTTGATCATCCACTCTAAGGACTCCAATTGGTATTGTTTGAGTTCCCCGCCCACCAAATTATGAGGTTGTGAGATTTCGAAGTGGCATCGATACTTATCGAGGAAGTTGAGGTCGGTCTTGTTCTGTGCGGTCCTCTTGACCTTCGCCAGCAGTTCTTGCAGCATGTTGAGGCACTGCTTTTGCCCAGTTGTTCCCTCCAGCATTTCAAATTATTATTCCCAATAATTGGAAGGGATAATAAATACTAGCCAAATCAAAGTCAAATCAGTGATTAATGTGATGATGATAATCTATCAAAGCGGAGCAGTGGCATTCTTCAGCCACTACAGAGCAGCGGGATCGTCCTGCAGACGCGGGGAAAGGATGTCCCAGACACGCTGGTGGTAGTCGTTGATGAAATTAACGTCAGCCTGGGTCAGCAACTCCTTGGCGATCAAGTTCTTGTCATAGGGGCAAAGAGTAAGGTTCTCGAACCAGTTGAAGCCGTCCTTTTCATGCACAAGCAGCATGTTCTCAATGCGGATGCCATACTCGCCTGGCTAGTAGTAGCCTGGCTCGTTAGTGACGATCATGCCCGCCTCGAACTTGGTCTGGTTGTATCtgctgatgccgactgggcccTCATGCACTCCCTCGAAATAGCCCACTCCGTGACCAGTCCCATGGCCGTAGTCCAGTCCCTTCGCCCAGAGGTGCCTCCTGGCGAGCACGTCAATGTCGAAGCCGGCGATTTTACCGGCAGGCCAGCGCAGCCTCTCGATATCCAGGTTTCCCAGCAGGACACGAGTGAAGGAGTCTTTTTCTTCAGGCCTCGGCTATCCGAAGTGGTAGTCCTGGTGACGTCAGTGGTGCCGTCGAGGTACTGTCCTCCCGAGTCCAAGAGGTGGATCATGTTCTTGGTGATGAGAGAGTGGTTGTGCTCGGAGGGGTGGTAGTGGATGACGGCTGCGTTGGGTCCTCCGCCTGAGATTGTGTCAAAGCTGAGGCCTTGTTGTGCTCCTGCTCGTAGCGGCGGGCGTTCATGTAGAGGGCAGCCTCGTATTCGTCCACCTCGTCCAGCTTGGACCGCCAGGACCAGAACTTAGCCATGGCAACGCCGTCGACTATGTGGCACCGCCTGAAGCCTTGGATCTCCTTCTCTGAACGAACCGCGCGGTATAGGTCGATGCCCTACCATTCATCGGCTCCTTGTCCTTATTGAGCTGTAGACGTAGAAGTTAAGGCCTGACTTCTTGATGAGGGATTTTTCATCAAAGACTGGCTCGTATGGCTCCAGCTTGATGTCCACCTGGGCGAGGTGCTGCTGGATGTCTTCAGCAGTCAGCGAGGGGTGATCCTTCGGCAAGTAAAGGGATCCTCCTTCTTTCCTGATGATAAGAACGCCCTTGAAGAATGGATTGTGTGGGATTTCGCTGGACCTCAGGTTCAAAATCCAAGCAATTTCGGATAGGTCGTTGAAGATGGCTGCGTTGCCGTTCTTGCTGGCGATTTTGGAGCGCACCCAGCCTACCTTTTCCGCGATGCCCTTCCCGCCCAGTTTTCGTGGATGAAGATGAGCGGCTTGGGAGGCGCAGGCTTGCCAGCCCAGACGAGGTCCACGATGTTCTCAATCGACAGCTCCACTTTCAGGCCAGCTTTCTCCAAAAAGGTGACTCGGATGAGTCCCGCATCTAAATCGATGGGATTCTACCGGCGGTGAGCAACCTGGGATCCACGCCCACAACTGTGTCCTTGGGGTAATTCTCGACGATATGCTCGAACCACTTCTTCTCGCCCTCCAGCAGTTTGCGCATGGACCAGCCTTCAGTGAGTTCCTTTTCGGCCTGCAGGAAGTAGCGACTATCAGTCCAGAGCAGAGCCTCAGTGAGGGTGATGATGGCGATGGCGTTGGAGCCGGAGAAACCGCTTGCAAATTTCACTCTTTCGTCTGAGGGGCCGAGGTATTCGCTCTGGTGCTCGTCAGTGCGGGGCAGGACGTAGATTTGCCAGCCTCGCTGCGTCATCTGCTGACGGATGCTGTTCAGGATTTAAGCCattctcaaatatttttgaaatataaagaTACGACCCGCCTACTCATATTCCACCAAAGGCAGAAAAGATCATATAAATTGTATGGCAAAGAGAGGTGATAGGCTATTGATTGGTTTATGGATCAACTGCTGTAATAGGTGGTCAGCATCTCGATGATCTTGGTGGAGTCATTCCTGTGGCCTTCCAGTAGTCCTTAAAGCCTTTCGATCTTCCTGGGATCCTCATTTAATTTCTTAATGAAGATGTGCGGGTATGCCTTGGAGCAATTAACGAGGATATCAACGCCTGCCGATGGCCCACTGCCCAAGGTTTCAAAGCCAACCTCAACTCGGGCATCCTCCAGATCGCTCTCCCAGCCTTCGAAGTGCATGATGTTCTTGAGCACTCTCAATCCGTACTTGACCACTCCTGCCAGGATGCGATACTTGAAGGCCTCGCCTTCCTCAGCATTGACCGGCGAGCCAGGCGTCAGCTTGGCGTTGAAGTAGAGGTTGCCGAGGAACTTGAGCTGGTAGAGGTGGTTTTCGATGGAGAACGAAGTGAACTTCATGGCCTCGCCCAAAGAAACAGTACGGTCTGTCTTGCTCACCTGGAAGTTTAGAAGCAAGGAGGGAACAGAAATGCCCTCTTTTTGCAAGTATTTCACGAATTACTTCGATAGCTTGCTCAGAGCAGGCTTGATCTAGCGCTTTCCCGGTCCTTCGCTGTAGCAAGGCTCAAAGAAATAGTTCAAAACCATGTAGAGGACTGAGTGCTTTTCGCTATAGAGTTTGGCGTGAATTGCCGAGAAGAAATCCTTGAGGTAAGCTGCGTCGCGCTCGGGGTGGACGTTCATCTCGAGTATCCTGAGCAGGTTGAAGAGGAATCCGATGTAAAAGACTGCGTTCTGGGGGGTGATGTGGTTgttgagggagaagagggcggtGGCCATCTGGAAAGAGAACTGGTAGTAGGTAAACCTGAGCTTGCTTCCATTCGGCAGCAGGTAGTTGTTGAGCAGACTGTGGATGCGTCTGAACCTTTCCTGCGGTTACTTGTCTCCCTTTTCGGCCTGCATTTCGCTGCTGCTGTCGCCGTCCTCCGCTGCCTCCATTTCGCGCGCTTCCTCTTCCAGCACTGCCTCTTTCTCGGACTCTTCGTCGATGTCGATTTCCTCCTCTTCTGACTTTTGCTCCTCCTCCTGCTGCTGGCGGTGGGCGGGACGAGGGTAAGGCTGCGGTTTGTCGTGCATGCGGAAGATGTCGATGGCACTGTCGAGTGGGTGCAGCTGCCTGGGGGAAAGATAGAGTTTTTCGAGATAGACTTATGGACTGATGAATACCTCCCTGTAGAGCTATTTGCGAGTGGCACAGAATACGTCTTCCAGCAGAGAAAGGATGATGTTTTCCGGTGACTCTTCGTCTTGCTCATCCACCATATCGTTGGTGCTATTTTTGAGTGTCTGGTAGTATTCGCAGACAAGCGCGACGAAGTTAGGGCAAATGTTGACTAGTTTCTGCAGCTGTGCCTGGTCGCGAGCCTCATTGCGAGAGAGCTTGAGGGATTGCAGAAGGGTCTTGTAATAGGAAGTGAGCTGGTAGATGAGGTCGGGATAGGCCTTGAAGATGATGTAGAGGTTGCCAATCCGCTTGAAGATGAGAGCGTAGAGCACGTTGACCAACTGCTAGAAGTGGCTCAGCTGCTTGCTGCTCGCCCACTGCGAATAGCACCCCTAGAAGTAGTAGAAATCGAGCACGGTCCGGTACTCGAGAGGGTGCCCAGTGACTCCACCGCTCTGCGGAAGGCCAAGCTGGCACAACCTGCGGATCAGCTTCCAACAGCTCTTCTCCAGGTAATGCCTCTTCTCGCACTGCGGCATTAGATATGCGCGGACGGCCTACAAAGTCTCATCCAAGTTGCACTCGCGAGTAAGGCTATCCTCCACGCTCTACCGCAACAGCTACAGCTTCATGAGCAAGTTAAGCTCTCTGCTGCTGTACTTCTGGTTGGCCTTCAATTCTGCGAACTTAGAGAGATCCAACGGAGCAAGGTTATGGCGGTCGACGTTCTAGAGGTATTGATCGACGTTGTTGGGAATAAAGGCGAGGTGAGTGATGACCAGCTTGTGGAGATGGAGAAAGGCACGCTTATAAAGGGAATCAGTAGAATATTCCATACCGTAGATGCGACAATTTCTCACCTCCACGCTGTTCAATTGGAAGAATAGCGAAAATTACCCTTCAGACGTGAATATCTACAGGGTTTCCTTGATGTTGAAAGGTACCTGGATTTCGCGATTTTTAGTGACTTGGAAACTG
Protein-coding regions in this window:
- the LOC116268172 gene encoding stress response protein NST1-like — translated: MIPIRRTRLSSAETTTTRSNKNAKKKKTAEEKEKERQEERRKKKPKPEKKSKESKRKKESSATKNENSKTKRPVGPREEEDRNGGKEGQSETKKKLEEAERVKKEAERALSKIEKELSPSKKTEKPESKRQRSDSEDTKQKSRPSSKGKAKIGGQVEQLGVFVALSAMLHRVEKHQMQVLLQDLQLGLHLSAFES